A window of the Scyliorhinus torazame isolate Kashiwa2021f chromosome 12, sScyTor2.1, whole genome shotgun sequence genome harbors these coding sequences:
- the fem1b gene encoding protein fem-1 homolog B, translated as MKLEIWKSPEREKNSDFGGLSDWRRYLLEQHADPNAKAQCGATALHFAAEAGHLEIVKELVKWRATMVVNGHGMTPLKVAAESCKADVVELLLSHVDCDRRSRIEALELLGASFANDRENYDIEKTYHYLYLAMLERHRDPNNSMEKATLPSIEAYSGRTECKTLPELEAIRQDRDALHMEGLIVRERILGSDNIDVSHPIIYRGAVYADNMEFEQCIKLWLHALCLRQKGNRNTHKDLLRFAQVFSQMIHLNEPVKARDVESVLKCSVLEIERGLSRIKDSSEVDIHAAMDNCESNIFTFLYLVCISTKTQCCEEERARINKQIYKLIHLDPRTREGSSLLHLAVNSGTPVDDFHTNDVCSFPSAQVTKLLLDCGADMNAVDKDGNGPLHIIVQYNRPISDFLTLHAIIISLVEAGAHADMTNKQKKTPLDKSTTGVSEILLKTQMKMSLKCLAARAVRVHNISYKSQIPQALEEFVEFH; from the exons ATGAAATTGGAGATATGGAAGAGTCCAGAGCGAGAGAAAAACTCAGATTTCGGAGGTTTGTCGGACTGGAGGAG GTACCTGTTGGAGCAGCACGCAGATCCCAATGCCAAGGCACAGTGTGGGGCCACTGCACTGCACTTCGCTGCTGAGGCTGGCCACTTGGAAATTGTGAAGGAGTTGGTGAAGTGGCGGGCAACCATGGTGGTGAATGGCCATGGGATGACACCTTTGAAGGTAGCAGCGGAAAGCTGTAAGGCAGACGTGGTGGAGCTGCTACTGTCACACGTGGACTGCGACCGGAGGAGTCGGATTGAAGCGCTGGAGCTGCTCGGCGCCTCCTTCGCCAATGACCGAGAGAACTACGACATCGAGAAGACCTACCACTATCTGTACCTGGCCATGCTTGAGCGGCACCGTGACCCCAACAACTCAATGGAGAAGGCCACCCTGCCCTCCATCGAGGCTTACAGCGGGCGGACTGAGTGCAAGACCCTGCCTGAACTCGAGGCCATCCGACAGGATAGGGATGCCCTCCACATGGAGGGGCTGATAGTCCGTGAACGGATTCTGGGTTCTGACAACATCGACGTTTCGCACCCTATCATTTACAGGGGGGCCGTGTATGCGGACAATATGGAGTTCGAACAATGCATCAAGTTGTGGCTCCACGCCTTGTGCTTGCGACAGAAAGGAAACCGAAACACACACAAAGATCTCCTGCGATTTGCTCAGGTCTTTTCCCAGATGATCCACTTGAATGAGCCGGTGAAGGCCCGGGATGTGGAGAGTGTCTTGAAATGCAGTGTCCTGGAAATAGAACGGGGTTTGTCGCGGATCAAAGACTCGTCCGAGGTGGACATTCACGCGGCCATGGACAATTGTGAGTCGAACATTTTTACCTTTTTGTACCTCGTGTGCATCTCCACCAAAACGCAGTGTTGTGAGGAGGAACGAGCTCGCATCAACAAGCAGATCTACAAACTGATTCACCTGGATCCCCGGACCAGGGAGGGATCCAGCCTGTTACACCTGGCGGTGAACTCGGGCACGCCAGTGGACGATTTCCATACCAATGACGTGTGCAGCTTCCCCAGCGCACAGGTCACTAAGCTGCTGCTCGACTGTGGGGCCGACATGAACGCCGTGGACAAGGATGGTAACGGGCCCCTGCACATCATTGTGCAGTATAACCGGCCCATCAGCGACTTCCTCACACTGCACGCCATCATAATCAGCCTGGTAGAGGCTGGTGCTCACGCCGACATGACCAACAAGCAGAAAAAGACCCCATTGGACAAAAGCACCACCGGCGTGTCTGAAATCCTCCTCAAGACTCAGATGAAAATGAGCCTAAAGTGCCTGGCTGCCCGAGCCGTGCGAGTTCACAACATCAGTTACAAAAGCCAGATTCCTCAGGCATTGGAAGAGTTTGTAGAATTTCATTAA